One window of the Acinetobacter equi genome contains the following:
- a CDS encoding ACP S-malonyltransferase: MKINQLQPTAFLFAGQGNPVIGMGSDLWDLNETTRKIWDCASDISQTDIRRLCLKGPMTKLVQTTNQQIAVTAINTTLYELCLEKQNFENVVGFCGHSVGEYAALYAAKAITLENLFKMIQFRAQLMNDLSKVNKGLMYAVKGIDYSTLVRLIEQSGIEIDVSCDNSHQQQVIGGTSSALSEFSRLLLSEGYESTKLGVSGAWHTRLMQDGVRQMRDFLATIEIKSPEHDVFMNVTGKPEADPNMIKENLSLHLTHTVKWTSSMESLIQHPTQPVLLEVSNKAYLGHMLNDFKGFTPEKTVHCRNLIGAI; encoded by the coding sequence ATGAAAATTAATCAATTACAACCCACTGCATTTTTATTTGCAGGTCAAGGTAATCCTGTCATTGGAATGGGATCAGATTTATGGGATCTCAATGAGACGACACGTAAAATTTGGGATTGTGCGAGTGATATTTCGCAAACAGATATTAGACGCTTATGTTTAAAAGGACCAATGACAAAATTGGTTCAAACGACAAATCAGCAAATTGCAGTGACGGCAATTAATACCACACTTTATGAATTATGTTTGGAAAAACAAAATTTTGAAAACGTGGTGGGTTTTTGTGGTCATAGTGTTGGTGAATATGCAGCTTTATATGCAGCGAAAGCAATCACGCTTGAAAATTTATTCAAAATGATTCAATTCCGTGCACAACTCATGAACGATTTAAGCAAGGTGAATAAAGGCTTAATGTATGCAGTAAAAGGCATTGATTATTCAACATTAGTTCGTTTAATTGAGCAAAGTGGCATAGAAATCGATGTGAGTTGTGATAATAGCCATCAACAACAAGTCATTGGTGGAACTTCATCTGCATTATCAGAGTTTTCACGGTTACTTTTAAGTGAAGGATATGAATCTACAAAGCTGGGTGTAAGTGGTGCTTGGCATACGCGTTTAATGCAAGATGGCGTTCGACAAATGCGAGATTTTTTAGCAACAATAGAAATAAAAAGTCCAGAACATGATGTTTTTATGAATGTGACTGGTAAGCCTGAAGCAGATCCAAATATGATTAAAGAAAACCTATCTTTACATTTAACTCATACCGTTAAATGGACGAGTTCAATGGAATCTTTAATTCAACATCCAACACAACCAGTTTTATTAGAAGTGAGTAATAAAGCTTATTTAGGGCATATGCTAAATGATTTTAAAGGTTTTACACCTGAAAAAACCGTGCATTGTAGAAATCTTATTGGTGCGATATGA
- the dnaQ gene encoding DNA polymerase III subunit epsilon — MSQTITLYVDGACRGNPGLGGWGAYIITEQEEHKICGGELHTTNNRMELTAAIEGILFCPKDAKLIIWTDSNYVKRGITEWIEGWKKKSWKDVKNPDLWKKLDATCQDREIEWNWIKGHAGHEGNEMADQLANQGADQIAAQENSTDPKKKAESDWLLNDPFGLEFDEDSEENQDEFEQETALSAQRDDTAQDESLNTTTHGSNINVTTTDHPQIVITPATVDAIGPRQLILDTETTGFYFNDGDRIIEVGAIEMINRKLTGSSIHIYINPEKPVGDSENVHGISDEFLKDKPKYAEISDILFEYLKGAEIIAHNATFDMNFLDMEFERVGLGKLSNVCDVTDTLVMAKNKHPGQKNSLDALVRRYEIPARDRTFHGALLDAEILADVYLAMTGGQVSFDIDALSQSLDQQNSSGKREINVDLPIILPSSEELEEHEKWMKLYADKHGSPCLFEQENT; from the coding sequence ATGTCTCAAACAATCACGCTTTACGTAGACGGTGCTTGCCGTGGTAATCCTGGTTTAGGCGGTTGGGGTGCATATATTATTACGGAACAAGAAGAACATAAAATTTGTGGTGGTGAATTACATACAACAAATAACCGAATGGAACTTACTGCGGCCATTGAAGGAATTCTGTTTTGCCCTAAAGATGCGAAATTAATTATTTGGACGGATTCGAATTACGTAAAACGTGGAATTACTGAATGGATTGAAGGTTGGAAAAAGAAAAGCTGGAAAGATGTTAAAAATCCTGATTTATGGAAAAAGCTAGATGCGACTTGCCAAGATCGTGAAATAGAATGGAATTGGATTAAAGGTCACGCAGGTCATGAAGGTAATGAAATGGCAGACCAACTCGCAAATCAAGGGGCAGACCAAATAGCTGCTCAAGAAAATTCAACTGACCCTAAAAAAAAAGCTGAATCTGACTGGTTGCTAAATGATCCTTTTGGTTTAGAATTTGATGAAGATTCAGAAGAAAATCAAGATGAATTTGAACAAGAGACCGCTTTATCTGCTCAACGTGATGATACAGCACAAGATGAAAGTTTAAATACTACAACTCATGGCTCTAACATTAATGTAACGACAACAGATCACCCTCAAATTGTTATTACTCCTGCTACTGTTGATGCAATTGGTCCACGCCAGCTTATTCTAGATACGGAAACAACTGGTTTTTACTTTAACGATGGCGACCGAATTATTGAAGTCGGTGCTATTGAAATGATTAACCGAAAGTTGACAGGTAGCTCAATTCATATTTATATCAACCCTGAAAAACCTGTAGGTGACTCAGAAAATGTCCATGGTATTAGTGATGAATTTTTAAAAGATAAACCTAAATATGCAGAAATTTCAGATATTTTATTTGAATATTTAAAAGGCGCTGAAATTATTGCCCATAATGCAACCTTCGATATGAACTTCTTAGATATGGAGTTCGAACGCGTTGGCTTAGGAAAACTTTCAAATGTTTGTGACGTGACCGATACATTGGTCATGGCAAAAAATAAACATCCAGGACAAAAAAATTCATTAGATGCCTTAGTAAGACGTTATGAAATTCCAGCACGTGATCGTACGTTCCATGGTGCATTACTCGACGCTGAAATCTTAGCAGATGTTTATTTAGCAATGACAGGTGGGCAAGTATCATTTGATATTGATGCTCTCTCCCAATCATTAGACCAGCAAAATTCTTCCGGAAAACGTGAAATTAATGTAGATCTACCTATTATTTTACCATCTAGTGAAGAACTAGAAGAACATGAAAAGTGGATGAAACTTTATGCAGATAAACATGGTAGTCCATGCTTATTTGAACAAGAAAATACATAA
- a CDS encoding LysM peptidoglycan-binding domain-containing protein — translation MYKSTTHMWQPTLPSLFKITVLGTALIALGATTGCTSTPTSSTVTKTQSPKGVKSSLSGYLDTDSLDSLEGLLSATDMRAVEGDRLLILKHGDVWKRMRVGFKMDTEVWNPRIDAQRSWFVSRQPYIDRLSARASRYLYHTVKEAERRGIPTELALLPVIESSYDPAATSSAAAAGLWQFIPSTGKIYGLRQNSLYDGRRDVVESTRAAYEFLGSLYNQFGSWELALAAYNAGPGRIQQAINRNKAAGLPTDYWSLKLPQETMNYVPRFIAVAQIIKNPDEYGVSLPPIANRPHFREVSVGTANLNDIAAVTGLSRAEIYALNPGHRGDFIGADSPMKILIPADLSPTIDAKLKKLSTTSSSTLLASSQTQMPELASSTTLSRTSTTNQPSTTVVSPPKPVVNLGVTAKNPTIKDTRVNTPNGSSALASFAANSDIPSAPRIPVAVVQANNVKPISIEPPISDAEKTQILRAVEADGSKATVKEVLQPIASKAEQEQVVAEIQKIAPQGTEIVDPYDGKIKLTAIQTSLSVAEQQGKELKKEFAYPRSVANNTSESSDEARRNQGKNVIQTDSDVIVTVPKGKRTLYTVVPGDTLAIIAAKNGVNWRDVAQWNQINPTGTLYAGATLYLYDAKPQVEAEKSKAKLETYIVQPNDSLTNVAAQFGLSVKQLADYNGLNSTSNLIVGQKISLIDKTNGKSQLAIEKKNDRATKKIATKTYMVKRGEYLKLIADRYALSVQELVDLTPNLNADSSLIVGQKINVPAIDVAESSTTNKKESKTEPSTPVEDYTVQRGDTLYNIATGAKITVAELATLNNFTTNSTLQAGQKIKVPMSAVTKAPINYTVQSGDTLSGIAVKYNIDMDDLASLNGIGKNANLNVGQKLKLVGESKSATKNVSQTEKKPDMHVVRSGETLASIARKYELKIEDLTGLNNLSSASNIKVGQKLKLEGEVKKQADKTSTKKATNSKKTENYTVKSGESLHIIANRVGISVAELASLNDLNQKAGLKVGQTILIPKVITTYKVKRGDTLIGLAGRYGIDVSELAELNGIKTSAQLKIGEEIKVPNL, via the coding sequence ATGTATAAATCAACCACACACATGTGGCAGCCGACATTACCATCATTATTTAAAATTACAGTATTAGGAACAGCATTAATTGCATTAGGTGCTACGACGGGTTGTACTTCTACACCAACAAGTTCAACTGTCACAAAAACACAAAGTCCAAAGGGCGTGAAAAGCTCTCTGAGTGGATATTTAGATACTGATAGTCTTGATTCTCTAGAAGGTCTTCTTTCTGCAACAGATATGCGCGCAGTCGAGGGTGATCGTTTATTAATTTTAAAACACGGTGATGTTTGGAAGCGTATGCGTGTAGGCTTCAAAATGGATACCGAAGTTTGGAATCCACGAATAGATGCTCAGCGTAGTTGGTTTGTATCTCGTCAGCCTTATATTGATCGACTAAGTGCACGAGCTTCGCGTTATTTATACCATACAGTGAAAGAGGCTGAACGTCGTGGAATACCAACGGAATTAGCACTATTACCTGTAATTGAAAGTTCATATGATCCAGCAGCAACAAGTAGTGCAGCAGCAGCAGGTTTGTGGCAATTTATTCCAAGTACAGGGAAAATTTATGGTTTGCGCCAAAACTCATTGTATGATGGGCGACGTGACGTTGTTGAATCAACGCGCGCAGCTTATGAGTTTTTAGGTAGTTTATATAATCAGTTTGGATCTTGGGAGCTCGCTTTAGCTGCATATAATGCAGGTCCAGGGCGAATTCAACAAGCGATTAACCGTAATAAAGCAGCTGGTTTACCTACAGATTATTGGTCATTAAAATTACCACAAGAAACAATGAACTATGTGCCACGCTTCATTGCAGTTGCACAAATCATTAAAAATCCAGATGAATATGGTGTTTCATTACCACCAATTGCGAATAGACCTCACTTTAGAGAAGTTTCAGTTGGGACTGCAAATTTAAATGATATTGCTGCTGTTACAGGCTTAAGCCGTGCAGAAATTTATGCATTAAATCCTGGTCATCGTGGGGATTTTATTGGTGCAGATAGTCCAATGAAGATTTTAATTCCTGCAGATTTGAGCCCTACGATTGATGCTAAGTTAAAAAAACTTTCGACTACCAGTTCTTCTACACTTTTAGCAAGCTCACAAACTCAAATGCCTGAGCTAGCTTCCTCAACTACATTAAGTCGTACATCAACGACAAATCAACCATCGACAACAGTAGTAAGTCCTCCAAAACCTGTTGTGAATTTAGGTGTTACAGCAAAAAATCCAACAATTAAGGATACTCGTGTAAATACGCCAAATGGATCATCCGCATTAGCAAGTTTTGCAGCTAACTCAGATATTCCAAGTGCTCCACGTATTCCAGTTGCTGTTGTTCAAGCGAATAATGTAAAGCCTATTTCTATTGAACCCCCAATTTCTGATGCAGAAAAAACACAAATTTTACGTGCTGTAGAAGCAGATGGTAGCAAAGCGACTGTAAAAGAAGTTTTACAACCTATTGCATCTAAAGCTGAACAAGAGCAAGTTGTTGCCGAAATTCAAAAAATTGCTCCGCAAGGAACAGAAATTGTTGATCCTTATGACGGTAAAATTAAGTTAACTGCAATTCAAACAAGTTTATCTGTAGCAGAACAACAGGGTAAAGAATTGAAAAAAGAATTCGCTTACCCACGATCTGTGGCAAATAATACGAGTGAAAGTTCAGATGAGGCTCGTCGCAATCAGGGCAAAAATGTTATTCAAACAGATTCTGATGTTATCGTAACTGTACCAAAAGGGAAACGTACACTTTATACCGTTGTTCCTGGTGATACATTAGCAATTATTGCTGCGAAAAATGGAGTGAATTGGAGAGATGTTGCCCAGTGGAACCAGATTAATCCAACAGGGACTTTATATGCAGGTGCAACACTGTATTTGTATGATGCAAAGCCCCAAGTTGAAGCTGAAAAGTCAAAAGCTAAACTAGAAACATATATTGTTCAACCGAACGACTCCTTAACCAATGTAGCTGCTCAGTTTGGTTTATCAGTTAAACAACTGGCAGATTATAATGGTTTAAATTCAACGAGTAATTTAATTGTTGGACAAAAAATTTCATTAATTGATAAGACAAACGGAAAATCTCAATTAGCGATTGAAAAGAAAAATGATCGTGCAACTAAAAAAATTGCAACCAAAACGTATATGGTTAAGCGTGGCGAATATTTAAAACTTATTGCTGATCGTTATGCTTTATCTGTTCAAGAACTAGTTGACTTAACGCCAAATTTAAATGCGGATAGTAGTTTGATTGTAGGGCAAAAAATTAATGTGCCTGCAATAGATGTTGCTGAGTCATCGACGACTAACAAAAAAGAATCTAAAACTGAGCCTTCAACTCCTGTAGAAGATTATACTGTTCAGCGAGGTGATACTTTATATAACATTGCAACTGGTGCTAAAATTACTGTAGCAGAACTTGCTACTTTAAATAATTTTACAACAAACTCTACGTTGCAAGCAGGTCAAAAAATTAAGGTTCCTATGAGTGCTGTAACTAAAGCACCTATAAATTATACAGTTCAATCTGGTGATACGTTGTCAGGAATTGCTGTTAAATATAATATCGATATGGATGATCTTGCGAGTTTAAATGGCATTGGTAAAAATGCGAATTTAAATGTTGGGCAAAAGTTAAAGCTTGTTGGTGAGTCAAAATCTGCTACTAAAAATGTGTCACAGACTGAGAAAAAACCAGATATGCATGTGGTGCGTTCTGGAGAAACTTTGGCAAGTATTGCACGTAAATATGAGCTTAAAATTGAAGACTTGACAGGATTAAATAACTTATCTTCTGCATCAAATATTAAAGTGGGTCAAAAGCTAAAGCTTGAAGGTGAAGTGAAAAAGCAAGCAGATAAAACATCAACGAAAAAGGCGACTAACAGTAAAAAAACTGAGAACTATACTGTGAAGTCTGGTGAATCTTTACATATTATTGCGAATCGAGTTGGAATATCAGTTGCTGAACTTGCTTCATTAAATGATCTAAATCAAAAAGCAGGATTAAAAGTAGGACAAACGATTTTAATTCCTAAAGTAATTACGACTTATAAAGTAAAGCGTGGCGATACTTTAATTGGTTTAGCTGGTCGTTATGGTATAGATGTTTCAGAATTAGCTGAACTCAATGGCATAAAAACAAGTGCACAGTTGAAAATTGGTGAAGAGATTAAAGTTCCAAATCTTTAA
- a CDS encoding extracellular solute-binding protein, producing MPKTFAKTLCIALSFSCLSSMTWSALQTTPYISLYGIPKYIGLKAMPYANPQAPKGGYFSTSESGTFDNLNTMNGKGTPTSGNKYLYDTLMTKSLDEPAVMYPLLAEKVTYDPKQPKFVIFHLNPKAKFSDGTSLTAEDVKFSFDTFKTKSNPGLQTYLSDLDQTVVLSKHQVKMIFKSNNNIELPMILAEMPIYSKKDWQNKDFTRITMKPILGSGPYVIDHIDSGRSIRYKRNPNYWGKDLAINKGKYNFDTIKYVYYRSIDVAFEGFKSGQYTFREENTARKWVNEYNFPAVKQGLIKQIEFKHQNPAPTQSFVFNTRRAPLNDIRFRQAVSYAYDFEWQNRALFYGKYQRLQSYFSNSELEAKGLPSAAEMAILKPYLAKLDPIQRAGVLSNWKSPVSDGGGFNRAGLLKARELLIKAGYRYKNGQLIDQKGQPIKIEFLIHQDGLQRTLMPFIRNMKKLGITVTIRHVDVPQYIERKYSYDFDMTTDVMPQSLTPGNEQAQFWGSAAADEVRNYNYAGIKNPVIDDAIQGVIRAPTRQELVLRTHVLDRLLKSGYYQILTYGKSENWYAYWNMYKQPAVKPKLDIGIDYWWFDATEAKKVAQYLRK from the coding sequence ATGCCTAAAACTTTTGCAAAAACTTTATGTATTGCCTTAAGTTTTTCTTGTTTATCATCAATGACGTGGTCTGCATTGCAGACCACGCCATATATTTCCTTATATGGCATACCTAAATATATAGGTTTAAAGGCAATGCCTTATGCCAATCCCCAAGCACCTAAAGGTGGATATTTCAGTACATCTGAATCAGGAACATTTGATAATTTAAATACCATGAATGGTAAGGGCACACCAACGTCTGGAAATAAATATCTATATGATACGTTAATGACGAAATCTCTAGATGAGCCTGCGGTGATGTATCCCTTATTGGCTGAGAAAGTCACGTATGATCCGAAACAGCCTAAATTTGTTATTTTTCATTTAAATCCAAAAGCAAAATTTAGTGATGGAACATCACTTACGGCAGAAGATGTAAAATTTAGTTTCGATACTTTTAAAACCAAATCTAACCCTGGATTACAAACTTATTTATCTGACTTAGATCAAACTGTTGTTTTATCTAAGCATCAGGTTAAGATGATATTTAAATCAAATAATAATATTGAGTTGCCAATGATCTTGGCTGAAATGCCAATTTATTCAAAAAAAGATTGGCAGAATAAAGATTTCACACGTATTACCATGAAGCCAATTTTGGGGTCTGGTCCATATGTGATTGATCATATTGATTCTGGACGAAGCATTCGTTATAAACGAAATCCAAATTATTGGGGTAAAGACTTAGCAATTAATAAAGGCAAATATAATTTCGATACAATTAAATATGTATATTATCGGAGTATAGATGTTGCTTTTGAAGGTTTTAAGTCAGGTCAATATACTTTTCGTGAGGAAAATACAGCCCGAAAATGGGTAAATGAATACAACTTTCCTGCTGTAAAACAAGGTTTAATTAAACAAATTGAGTTTAAACATCAGAATCCTGCACCTACTCAAAGTTTTGTGTTTAATACGCGACGTGCGCCATTGAACGATATTCGATTTAGACAAGCGGTTAGTTATGCGTATGATTTTGAATGGCAAAACAGAGCCTTGTTTTATGGGAAATATCAAAGATTACAAAGTTATTTTAGTAATAGTGAGTTAGAAGCGAAAGGTTTGCCTAGTGCAGCAGAAATGGCAATTTTAAAGCCATATTTAGCAAAGCTTGATCCTATTCAGCGAGCAGGTGTACTGTCAAATTGGAAAAGTCCAGTGTCTGATGGTGGTGGATTTAATCGGGCAGGATTATTAAAAGCTCGTGAACTATTGATCAAGGCAGGCTATCGCTATAAAAATGGGCAGTTGATAGATCAAAAAGGTCAACCTATTAAAATTGAGTTTTTAATTCATCAAGACGGATTACAACGGACATTAATGCCTTTTATTCGTAATATGAAAAAATTAGGTATAACAGTCACAATTCGCCATGTTGATGTACCACAATATATCGAGCGTAAATATAGTTATGATTTTGATATGACTACAGATGTTATGCCGCAATCCCTAACACCTGGTAATGAGCAGGCACAGTTCTGGGGAAGTGCCGCAGCAGATGAAGTCCGAAATTATAATTATGCAGGTATTAAAAACCCAGTGATTGATGATGCCATTCAGGGGGTAATTCGTGCTCCCACTAGACAAGAATTAGTTTTAAGAACACATGTGTTAGATCGACTATTAAAATCTGGTTATTATCAGATACTCACTTATGGTAAAAGTGAAAATTGGTATGCGTATTGGAATATGTATAAGCAACCAGCTGTGAAACCAAAATTAGATATTGGTATTGATTATTGGTGGTTTGATGCTACCGAAGCTAAAAAAGTCGCTCAATATTTACGTAAGTAA
- a CDS encoding microcin C ABC transporter permease YejB — translation MGTYILKRLLLIIPTLFFILLINFVVVQIAPGGPVEQAIQQIEQARGMGVSGGETASMNAVQYQGAQGLSEEMVKKIEAQYGFDKPATERFWLMLKGYLTLDFGTSFFKDKPVTQLLVERLPVSISLGLWSTLLIYLISIPLGIKKARAHGLTFDKATSLVLAIGYAIPAFALAIVLIVFFAGGSYWQWFPLQGLVSENFAQLSLFGKIKDYFWHMALPLFAMVIGGFAGLTYLTKYSFMEELNKQYVLAARSKGLSENRVLYGHVFRNAMLIVIAGLPEALIGIFFVGNLFIEVIFNLDGLGLLGFEAITQRDYPVIFGTLFIFTLIGLVLRLISDVMYQLIDPRINFDSRGAK, via the coding sequence ATGGGCACATATATTTTAAAAAGACTTTTACTGATTATTCCAACGCTATTTTTTATTTTGCTTATTAATTTTGTTGTGGTTCAAATTGCTCCTGGTGGTCCAGTAGAGCAAGCGATTCAGCAAATTGAACAAGCGAGAGGAATGGGTGTTTCTGGTGGAGAGACTGCATCTATGAATGCAGTACAATATCAGGGAGCACAGGGCTTAAGTGAGGAAATGGTTAAAAAAATTGAAGCACAATATGGCTTTGATAAACCTGCAACAGAACGTTTTTGGTTAATGTTAAAAGGTTATTTAACTTTAGATTTTGGCACCAGTTTTTTTAAAGATAAACCTGTTACACAGCTTTTGGTTGAGCGATTACCTGTCTCTATTTCCTTAGGGTTATGGAGCACTTTGCTAATTTATTTAATTTCAATTCCATTAGGTATTAAAAAAGCACGAGCACATGGTTTAACTTTTGATAAAGCGACGTCTTTAGTTTTAGCAATTGGCTATGCAATACCCGCTTTTGCTTTGGCAATTGTGCTTATTGTATTTTTTGCTGGTGGTTCATATTGGCAGTGGTTTCCATTGCAAGGCTTAGTATCTGAAAATTTTGCACAATTAAGTTTATTTGGAAAAATTAAAGATTATTTTTGGCATATGGCTTTACCACTTTTTGCCATGGTGATTGGTGGGTTTGCGGGTTTAACGTATTTAACAAAATATTCTTTTATGGAAGAGCTAAATAAGCAATACGTACTTGCCGCTCGTTCCAAAGGGCTTTCTGAAAATAGAGTGTTGTATGGGCATGTTTTTCGTAATGCGATGCTCATTGTAATTGCGGGGTTACCTGAAGCGTTAATAGGAATTTTCTTTGTTGGTAACTTATTTATTGAAGTTATTTTTAATTTAGATGGTTTAGGCTTACTCGGTTTTGAAGCCATCACGCAACGAGATTATCCTGTTATTTTTGGTACATTATTTATTTTCACTTTAATTGGTTTGGTTTTAAGGCTTATTAGTGATGTGATGTATCAGTTGATTGATCCTCGAATTAATTTTGATTCTAGAGGGGCAAAATAA
- a CDS encoding ABC transporter ATP-binding protein: protein MHSIQDVNKALLLNVEHLHIQSQQQTLVDDLSFKLHASETLAIVGESGSGKSISSLALLGLLPSELKILGLATFEGQDLLHLNTIQQHQIRGAKIAMIFQEPMTALNPLHCVEKIIGESLWLNGWSKAKARERIIQLLKDVGIPEPEEKLKRYPHELSGGQRQRVMIAMALALDPDILIADEPTTALDVTLQEQILNLLQSLQQQRNMAMILISHDLNLVKKYANHVIVMQKGQVVEQGNVEMIFNSPQNNYTKNLLDHDFGTALKPIDGTELLVLNNLDVKFPIKQGLFNRIKDYFVAIEPLDLSLKQGESIGIVGESGSGKTSLALAVARLIESHGKIILNDVDLNQLSEKKLRPFRSDFQIVFQDPFSSLNPRLNVEQTIAEGLHLQNLSKTEIQLRVEQVLEKVELPIYFKHRYPHELSGGQRQRVALARAFILQPKLLILDEPTSALDRTTQRAIVKLLRRLQEEYLISYLFISHDLQVVKALCQKVLVLRHAKVIEFQETSLLFSQPQTEYTRKLIAASQY from the coding sequence ATGCATTCGATCCAAGACGTCAATAAAGCATTACTGCTAAATGTAGAGCATTTACATATTCAAAGTCAGCAACAGACTTTGGTTGATGATTTAAGTTTTAAACTACATGCTTCGGAAACTTTGGCCATTGTTGGTGAAAGTGGTTCTGGAAAATCGATTAGTAGTTTGGCGCTTCTGGGATTATTACCAAGTGAATTAAAAATTTTAGGTTTAGCAACATTTGAAGGTCAGGATTTACTTCATCTGAATACTATTCAGCAGCATCAAATACGTGGTGCTAAAATTGCTATGATTTTTCAAGAACCGATGACTGCATTAAATCCATTGCATTGTGTTGAAAAAATTATTGGAGAAAGTTTGTGGCTGAATGGTTGGTCAAAAGCAAAGGCACGTGAAAGAATTATTCAACTTTTAAAAGATGTCGGTATTCCTGAACCTGAAGAAAAATTAAAGCGTTATCCGCATGAGTTATCGGGTGGGCAACGACAGCGTGTCATGATTGCAATGGCATTGGCTTTAGACCCTGATATTTTAATTGCAGATGAACCAACCACAGCATTAGATGTGACCTTACAAGAGCAAATTTTAAATCTTCTACAATCTTTGCAACAACAAAGAAATATGGCGATGATTTTGATTAGCCATGATTTAAACCTAGTTAAAAAATATGCAAATCACGTTATTGTGATGCAAAAAGGACAGGTCGTTGAGCAGGGAAATGTTGAAATGATTTTTAACTCACCGCAAAATAATTACACTAAAAATTTATTAGACCATGATTTTGGTACAGCACTGAAACCAATAGATGGTACTGAATTATTGGTGTTAAATAATTTAGACGTTAAATTTCCAATTAAACAAGGCTTATTTAATCGAATTAAAGACTACTTTGTGGCGATTGAGCCGTTAGATTTATCTTTAAAACAAGGTGAATCAATTGGTATTGTGGGGGAAAGTGGCTCAGGTAAAACCTCTTTAGCATTAGCTGTTGCTCGACTAATTGAAAGTCATGGCAAAATTATTTTAAATGATGTTGATCTTAATCAGCTTTCAGAGAAAAAACTTAGACCTTTTAGATCTGATTTTCAAATTGTTTTTCAAGATCCATTTAGTAGCTTAAACCCTCGTTTAAATGTAGAGCAAACCATTGCTGAAGGGTTACATTTACAGAATTTATCTAAAACTGAAATACAATTGCGTGTAGAGCAAGTTTTAGAAAAAGTTGAACTGCCGATTTATTTTAAACATAGGTATCCACATGAGTTATCGGGTGGGCAACGTCAGCGAGTTGCTTTGGCACGGGCATTTATTTTACAACCTAAATTATTAATATTAGATGAACCCACTTCAGCATTAGATCGGACAACACAACGGGCAATAGTAAAATTATTAAGACGTTTACAAGAAGAGTATTTAATTAGTTATTTGTTTATTAGCCATGATTTACAAGTTGTAAAAGCATTATGTCAAAAGGTATTGGTGCTTAGACATGCAAAAGTAATTGAATTTCAGGAAACATCATTATTATTTAGTCAGCCTCAAACAGAATATACACGTAAATTAATTGCTGCGAGTCAATATTAA
- a CDS encoding CC0125/CC1285 family lipoprotein: MKLIPASIALALVMTMSGCALAPTQPLTFNQLGEFSAYPLSKESFRIAYKARDSISYSQAQNITLVKAAQTAVLNGYQYFTILNGPTTVNRKPQTEVVYPNAGWAPGPWGPMGGMGPGWSDPFYGMPQTVTTGPAEIAYNIECYKNEQDAPTKAYDARLILQSIGSQYGVTPTGQVLTPQAPVSK; this comes from the coding sequence GTGAAGTTGATTCCTGCATCAATTGCATTAGCATTGGTAATGACAATGAGTGGTTGTGCATTAGCACCAACTCAGCCATTAACATTTAACCAATTAGGTGAATTTTCTGCTTATCCATTGAGCAAAGAATCTTTCCGTATTGCTTATAAAGCACGTGATAGTATTAGTTATTCTCAAGCTCAAAATATTACTTTGGTTAAAGCTGCTCAAACAGCTGTACTAAATGGTTATCAATATTTTACGATTTTAAATGGTCCAACAACTGTAAATAGAAAACCACAGACTGAAGTTGTTTATCCAAATGCTGGATGGGCTCCAGGACCTTGGGGACCAATGGGTGGAATGGGGCCAGGATGGAGTGATCCGTTTTATGGTATGCCACAAACTGTGACAACAGGTCCTGCGGAAATCGCTTACAACATTGAATGTTATAAAAATGAGCAAGATGCACCAACAAAAGCATATGATGCTAGATTGATCTTGCAATCTATTGGTTCTCAATATGGTGTAACACCAACAGGGCAAGTTTTAACTCCACAAGCTCCAGTGTCAAAATAA